The Sphaerochaeta globosa str. Buddy region AGACCATGACATCCTCATGGGTCTGGTGGACAAGGACATGGAAGACAAGGACATCAGAAGGCTAATCTTCGTATTCCTCAAGGCGGGAGTGATGGATAGGGGAAAATTGGAGAAAACCGAGCTAGGTGTTGGCCAGGGAAACCCATTGAGCCCACTGCTGGCAAATGTATACCTGACGCCGTTTGACAAGGAAATGGAGAAAAGAGGGCTCAGATTCGTCCGCTATGCCGACGATTGCCAACTTTTCACCAAATCCGACTACGCGGCGGCGCGTGTGATGAAGAACGCAACGAAGTATCTGGAAGGCAAGCTGAAGCTGAAGGTGAATGTCGAAAAGACAGAAGCCAGAGAAGCTGAAGGGTCCTGTTTTCTAGGATTCACCTTCATCACCCTGGGAAGCAAGGAAAATGGAAGAGGGGTGTGCAGACCAAGGGATAAGAAAACCGAGAGTCTCAAGGGGAAACTCAAGGAGATAACCAAGAGGAACCGAGGAGTGCCGATACATCAGGTAATCACGGAAATAAATGAAACCATGTTGGGTTGGCTTGCCTACTATGCACGGGGAAATATCCTATCTTGGCTGATGAAGGAACTCCTCCCTTGGCTGAGAAGAAGGATACGGCAATACCTGTGGAAGATTTGGAAGACTGGCAAAAGTCGGAAAAGACACCTCAGGAAAGCCGGAGTACCCGAACGGCAAATCAAAACGATAACAGGATGGTCATCACGTAGCTACTGGAAAATGAGCCTCGTGTTGGGTCGACTGATTACTAACGAGAGGCTGACAGAGTACTTCGGATTGCGGGACTTCGAGGGCATCCTCAGAAAATGGCACAAGAAGAGAATGGAGCGTGACTAT contains the following coding sequences:
- the ltrA gene encoding group II intron reverse transcriptase/maturase gives rise to the protein MTREGMAAPNTTLCEKLVSDDNLTKAAKKVRSNNGAPGVDGILAEDALAYLLKNQERIVSEIITRKYKPSPVRRVEIPKANGKKRLLGIPTVRDRIVQQAMVQVLTPVFEPTFSDFSFGYRPNRSAEDAVRLAQLYMSEGYNHVVDLDLSQFFDTVDHDILMGLVDKDMEDKDIRRLIFVFLKAGVMDRGKLEKTELGVGQGNPLSPLLANVYLTPFDKEMEKRGLRFVRYADDCQLFTKSDYAAARVMKNATKYLEGKLKLKVNVEKTEAREAEGSCFLGFTFITLGSKENGRGVCRPRDKKTESLKGKLKEITKRNRGVPIHQVITEINETMLGWLAYYARGNILSWLMKELLPWLRRRIRQYLWKIWKTGKSRKRHLRKAGVPERQIKTITGWSSRSYWKMSLVLGRLITNERLTEYFGLRDFEGILRKWHKKRMERDYELVFNDYLCRQYGEEQETRLLMDVYSCVNW